Within Schumannella luteola, the genomic segment CAGAAGAACCGCTGGCCCGAGACGACCACGACGATCAGCACGAAGACGATGACCGCGGCGGCGAGGCCGACCACGAGCGGCAGCACCCAGCGCCGCGGCGGGCGCGGCGCCTTCGGGTCGCGCGGCGCGCGCGACGAGCCGGAGCCGGAGCCCGAGCCAGATCCCTGCGCGCCGCCGCTCATCGCCCGGCCAATCCGCGCACGCGCTCGGTGAGCGCTGCGAGCTGCTCGGCCACGCGCTCCGGCGCGGTACCGCCGATGCCGGCGCGGCTCGCGAGCGAGCCCTCGACCGTGAGCACCGCGCGCACCGATCCGGTGAGACGCGGGTCGATCGCGGCGTACTGGGCGTCGCTCGGCTCATCCAGCTCGAGTCCCTCGGCCTCGCAGAAGCGCACGAGCGCACCCGAGATCTCGTGCGCCTCGCGGAAGGGCACGCCCTCGCGCACGAGGTGGTCGGCCACGTCGGTCGCGAGCGAGAAGCCCTGCGGGGCGAGCTCGGCGAGGCGAGCCGTGTCGAATTCGAGGGTCGCGACCATGCCGGCGAAGGCGGGCAGCAGCACCTCGAGCGTCTGCACGGAGTCGAAGACGGGCTCCTTGTCCTCCTGCAGGTCGCGGTTGTAGCCGAGCGGCAGCGCCTTGAGCGTCGCGAGCAGTCCGGTCAGATTGCCGATCAGGCGACCGCTCTTGCCGCGCGCGAGCTCGGCGATGTCGGGGTTCTTCTTCTGCGGCATGATCGACGACCCGGTCGAGAAGCCGTCGTGCAGGCGGATGAAGCGGAACTCCCGCGTCGCCCAGAGGATGATCTCCTCGGCGAAGCGCGACAGGTCGATGCCGATCTGCGCGGCGATGAACGCGAACTCGGCCACGACGTCGCGCGAGGCGGTCGCGTCGATCGAGTTGAGCATCGGGGCGCCGAGCCCGAGCTCCGCGGCGATCGGCACCGGGTCGAGGCCCAGCGCGCCGCCCGCCACGGCGCCAGCGCCGTAGGGCGACTCGGCGGCGCGCACGCGCCAGTCGCGCAGACGCTCGAGGTCGCGCACGAGCGGCCAGGCGTGCGCGAGCAGCTGGTGCGAGAGCAGCACCGGCTGGGCGTGCTGCAGGTGCGTGCGTCCGGGCATCGGGGCGTTCGGATGCGCGGAGGCCTGCCCCGCGATCGCGTCGACCGTCTGCACGAGCAGGTGCTGGATCGTGGTCGCGTGGTCGAGCAGGTAGAGCCGCACCAGCGTCGCGATCTGGTCGTTGCGGCTGCGGCCGGCGCGCAGGCGCCCGCCGAGCTCCGGGCCGACCGCGGCGACGAGCTCGCGCTCGAGCGCGAAGTGCACGTCTTCGTCGGAGGGCTTCGGCTGGATGCTGCCATCGCGCCAGCCGGCCTCGATCTGATCCAGCCCGGCCAGCATCCGCTCGAGGTCGTCGGCGACGAGATAGCCGGCCGCGGCGAGCGCCCGGGCGTGCGCCCGCGACCCGGCGAGGTCGTAGGGCGCGAGGGCCCAGTCGAAGTGCGTCGAGCGGCTCAGCGCCTCAAGCTCGGGCGAGGGTCCGTCGGCGAAGCGCCCGCCCCAGAGCGAGGAGCCGCCCGCGGTCGATCCGCCGCTCGAGCCGTCGCCGGTCACGCCGGCAGCGCCATCCACGCCGCTCACAGCGCGGCCTCGTTCTTCGCGAGCAGCCACGCCAGCAGCGCCTTCTGGGCGTGCAGTCGGTTCTCGGCCTCATCCCAGATCACGCTCTGCGCGCCGTCGATCACGTCGGCGGCGACCTCGTAGCCGCGGTAGGCGGGCAGGCAGTGCAGGAAGATCGCGTCGCCCTCGGCCTCGGCCATGAGCTCGCTCGTCACCTGGTAGGCGCCGAGCTTCGCGACGCGGTCGGCCTTCTCGTCTTCCTGGCCCATCGACACCCAGGTGTCGGTCACGACGACGTCGGCGCCGGCGACGGCCTCCGAGGCGGATGCGGTGACGAGCACCGAGCCGCCGGTCTGCGCCGCGCGGGTGCGCGCGTCATCCACGAAGCGCTCCTCGGGCTGGAAGCCCTCGGGGGCGCCGATGCGCACGTGCATGCCCGCGGTCGCGCCGGCGAGCAGGTAGCTGTTGGCCATGTTGTTCGCGCCGTCGCCGACGTAGACGACCGTGAGCCCGGCGAGCGTGCCCTTGTGCTCCTGGATCGTGAGCAGGTCGGCGAGCAGCTGGCAGGGGTGGAAGTCGTCGCTCAGCGCGTTGACGACCGGCACCGTCGCGCCGTGCGCCATCTGCTCGAGCCCGGTCTGCGCGTAGGTGCGCCACACGATCGCCGAGACCATGCGCTCGAGCACGCGGGCGGTGTCGGAGGGGCTCTCCTTGCCGCCGAGCTGGCTGTTGCCGGTGTCCATGATCAGCGGCGAGCCGCCGAGGTCGGCGATGCCGACCGAGAACGAGACCCGGGTGCGCGTCGAGGTCTTGTCGAAGATGACGGCGACGCTCTGCGGACCGGCGAGCGGCTTCTGCGCCCAGCGGTCGGCCTTCAGCTCGCGGGCGAGCTCGAGGATCTCGAGCTGCTCGGCGCTCGACAGGTCGTCGTCGCGGAGGAGGTGGCGGGTCATGCGGGGGCTCCCGTCGGGGTCGAGGGCTGGAGGGTCGGAGTGGATGCGGTGGTGGGCGCCGTCGCGGCGGCGACCTCGGCGAGCGCCGCGCCGAAGCGCTCGAGGAACACGTCGATCTCGTCGTCGCCGATGTTCAGCGCCGGAGCGAGGCGGATGACGTCGTCGGCCGGGGCGTTGACGATGAGTCCGTGGCGGTGGGCGGCGGCGCGAACCTCGTTCGCGACAGGCGCCGCGAGCTCGATGCCGAGCAGCAGTCCGCGACCGCGCACGCCGACCACGAGCGGGCTGCCGAGCGCGAGGATCCTCTCGCTCAGCTCGACCCCGCGGGCGGCCGCGTTCTCGATCAGGCCGGCGTTCTCGACCTCGGCGAGCACGGCATCCGCGACGGCGCTCGCGAGCGCGTTGCCGCCGAAGGTCGAGCCGTGCTGGCCCGGCTTGAATAGGTCGCCGGCGCCGTGGAAGGTCACGAGCGCGCCGATCGGGAAGCCGCCGCCGATGCCCTTGGCGAGCGTGATCGCGTCGGGCTCGATGCCCGCGTGCTGGAATCCGAACCAGGCTCCGGTGCGGCCGGCCCCCGTCTGGATCTCGTCGACGATGAGCAGCGCGCCGTGCTTCCGCGTGAGCTCGCGCGCGGCCTCGAGGTACCCGAAGGGCAGCGGCACGACGCC encodes:
- the argH gene encoding argininosuccinate lyase codes for the protein MTGDGSSGGSTAGGSSLWGGRFADGPSPELEALSRSTHFDWALAPYDLAGSRAHARALAAAGYLVADDLERMLAGLDQIEAGWRDGSIQPKPSDEDVHFALERELVAAVGPELGGRLRAGRSRNDQIATLVRLYLLDHATTIQHLLVQTVDAIAGQASAHPNAPMPGRTHLQHAQPVLLSHQLLAHAWPLVRDLERLRDWRVRAAESPYGAGAVAGGALGLDPVPIAAELGLGAPMLNSIDATASRDVVAEFAFIAAQIGIDLSRFAEEIILWATREFRFIRLHDGFSTGSSIMPQKKNPDIAELARGKSGRLIGNLTGLLATLKALPLGYNRDLQEDKEPVFDSVQTLEVLLPAFAGMVATLEFDTARLAELAPQGFSLATDVADHLVREGVPFREAHEISGALVRFCEAEGLELDEPSDAQYAAIDPRLTGSVRAVLTVEGSLASRAGIGGTAPERVAEQLAALTERVRGLAGR
- the argF gene encoding ornithine carbamoyltransferase; amino-acid sequence: MTRHLLRDDDLSSAEQLEILELARELKADRWAQKPLAGPQSVAVIFDKTSTRTRVSFSVGIADLGGSPLIMDTGNSQLGGKESPSDTARVLERMVSAIVWRTYAQTGLEQMAHGATVPVVNALSDDFHPCQLLADLLTIQEHKGTLAGLTVVYVGDGANNMANSYLLAGATAGMHVRIGAPEGFQPEERFVDDARTRAAQTGGSVLVTASASEAVAGADVVVTDTWVSMGQEDEKADRVAKLGAYQVTSELMAEAEGDAIFLHCLPAYRGYEVAADVIDGAQSVIWDEAENRLHAQKALLAWLLAKNEAAL
- a CDS encoding acetylornithine transaminase → MSTENDLDHYQQTMMPSWGRPLAAFERGAGSYVWDVDGVEYLDFLGGIAVNVLGHAHPVFVDAVSRQAATLAHISNYFVTPPQLELVDRLLRLSGGDRVFLANSGTEANEAALKLAKLTGRPRILALEKAFHGRSTGALALTGKPALRAPFEPLIGGIEHIAPTVEALEAAIGDDVAALIVEPIQGEAGVVPLPFGYLEAARELTRKHGALLIVDEIQTGAGRTGAWFGFQHAGIEPDAITLAKGIGGGFPIGALVTFHGAGDLFKPGQHGSTFGGNALASAVADAVLAEVENAGLIENAAARGVELSERILALGSPLVVGVRGRGLLLGIELAAPVANEVRAAAHRHGLIVNAPADDVIRLAPALNIGDDEIDVFLERFGAALAEVAAATAPTTASTPTLQPSTPTGAPA